In the Aliarcobacter cryaerophilus genome, one interval contains:
- the nuoF gene encoding NADH-quinone oxidoreductase subunit NuoF, which produces MITKIVSKNFDIPNSHKLEVALANGRYSSIDKLFTMKPEEVTAEVTASGLRGKGGGGAACGPKWELMPPVDERPRYLIVNGDESEPGTFKDRQIFQYDPHLLIEGIICTCWAIQANHAYIYIRGEYKFFIDRLNEAIQEAYKAKIIGDKIMDKYDFKVDITVHRGGGAYICGEKSALIESIEGKRGHPRLKPHGKECEWFYGDPATVNNVETISSVPNIVENGAEGYTKYGTEKSPGTMLFAISGPVKNPGVYELQYGNKMIDFLNEVGGGMLDGKKLKAVIPGGTSCPILTAEEVEKAVLDYESMWDIGSTLGTGGMIVIDDSACMVEVAKNIIEFYHHESCGQCTPCREGCGWIDKIIRDIIEGCGTSNDLQTILDVCETMNGKTVCVFAPAVKDIIASIVKKFRSEFDAYIKNNQK; this is translated from the coding sequence ATGATAACTAAAATAGTAAGTAAAAATTTTGATATCCCAAATTCACACAAACTTGAAGTTGCTCTTGCAAATGGAAGATACTCTTCAATAGATAAACTATTCACTATGAAACCTGAAGAGGTAACTGCTGAAGTTACTGCATCAGGGCTACGAGGAAAAGGTGGAGGAGGAGCTGCATGTGGTCCTAAATGGGAACTTATGCCTCCAGTTGATGAAAGACCAAGATACTTAATTGTAAATGGTGATGAGAGTGAACCTGGGACTTTTAAAGATAGACAAATTTTCCAATATGATCCACATCTTTTAATAGAAGGAATTATCTGTACTTGTTGGGCAATTCAAGCAAATCACGCTTACATTTATATAAGAGGTGAATATAAATTCTTTATTGATAGATTAAATGAAGCCATTCAAGAGGCTTATAAAGCAAAAATTATCGGTGATAAAATCATGGATAAATATGATTTTAAAGTTGATATTACAGTTCATAGAGGTGGAGGAGCATATATTTGTGGAGAGAAATCTGCACTTATTGAGTCAATCGAAGGGAAAAGAGGACACCCAAGACTTAAACCACATGGAAAAGAGTGTGAGTGGTTTTATGGTGATCCTGCAACTGTAAATAATGTTGAAACTATATCATCTGTTCCTAATATTGTTGAAAATGGTGCTGAAGGATACACAAAATATGGTACAGAAAAATCTCCAGGAACTATGCTTTTTGCAATCTCAGGACCTGTTAAAAACCCAGGTGTTTATGAGCTTCAATATGGAAATAAGATGATTGATTTCTTAAATGAAGTTGGTGGTGGGATGCTTGATGGTAAAAAGCTAAAAGCTGTTATTCCAGGTGGAACATCATGTCCTATACTAACAGCTGAAGAAGTAGAAAAAGCTGTATTAGATTATGAATCAATGTGGGATATAGGTTCAACTTTAGGTACAGGAGGTATGATTGTAATTGATGATAGTGCATGTATGGTTGAAGTTGCAAAAAACATTATTGAATTTTATCATCATGAGTCGTGTGGACAATGTACTCCTTGTAGAGAGGGTTGTGGTTGGATTGATAAAATTATAAGAGATATTATAGAGGGTTGTGGAACTTCAAATGATTTACAAACTATACTTGATGTTTGCGAAACTATGAATGGAAAAACAGTTTGTGTTTTTGCACCTGCTGTTAAAGATATTATAGCAAGTATTGTAAAAAAATTTAGAAGTGAATTTGACGCTTATATAAAAAATAATCAAAAATAA
- a CDS encoding citrate synthase, producing MAKNTMTFTDNRTGKSYEYNIIDGTRGPSVVDISTFYKDSGMFTFDPGYTSTAACESKITFIDGENSELKYRGIDIADLAGKHSFLDVSYLLMNGRLPTKDESKNLDLEIRHRSFVDEGIIRLFDALPDRAHPMATMAASTMALSAFYKDHLHLEDEEEFRTMQNRIMAKMPTIAAMAYRNSIGTPMIYPDIDRYFTENFLYMLRAYPGGKMKHLADGSNQEISQIEVDALDAILTLHADHEQNASTTTVRNVGSTEAHPYVAIASGISALWGAAHGGANEKVMDQLRMIGDVKNVPSFIAKAKDKNDPFRLMGFGHRVYKNRDPRAETLKGLQDQLREKLNLDSKLLDIAKAVEEAALSDDYFKERGLYPNIDFYSGVILTALKIPVEMFTPIFVIGRTPGWIAQWAEFKRDPKHKIARPRQLYTGK from the coding sequence ATGGCAAAAAATACAATGACTTTTACAGATAACAGAACTGGTAAATCTTATGAGTACAATATTATTGATGGTACAAGAGGACCAAGTGTTGTAGATATTTCTACTTTTTATAAAGATTCAGGAATGTTTACATTTGACCCTGGATATACTTCAACAGCAGCTTGTGAGTCAAAAATTACTTTTATAGATGGTGAAAACTCTGAGCTAAAATATAGAGGAATTGATATAGCTGATTTAGCTGGTAAACACTCATTTTTAGATGTATCATATCTACTAATGAATGGAAGATTACCAACAAAAGATGAGTCAAAAAATCTTGATTTAGAAATAAGACATAGATCTTTTGTTGATGAGGGAATTATAAGACTATTTGATGCCTTACCTGATAGAGCTCACCCTATGGCAACAATGGCAGCTTCAACAATGGCACTATCTGCATTTTATAAAGATCACTTACATTTAGAAGATGAAGAAGAGTTTAGAACTATGCAAAATAGAATTATGGCAAAAATGCCAACAATTGCAGCTATGGCTTATAGAAACTCAATTGGAACACCTATGATTTATCCAGATATTGACAGATATTTCACAGAAAACTTCTTGTATATGCTAAGAGCATATCCAGGTGGAAAAATGAAACATTTAGCTGATGGTTCAAATCAAGAAATTAGTCAAATTGAAGTTGATGCTCTTGATGCTATTTTAACTCTTCATGCAGACCACGAACAAAATGCTTCTACAACAACAGTTAGAAATGTTGGATCAACTGAAGCTCACCCATATGTTGCAATAGCTTCTGGTATTTCAGCACTTTGGGGTGCAGCTCATGGTGGAGCAAATGAAAAAGTTATGGATCAGTTAAGAATGATTGGTGATGTAAAAAATGTTCCTAGCTTTATAGCAAAAGCTAAAGACAAAAATGATCCATTTAGATTAATGGGATTCGGACATAGAGTTTATAAAAACAGAGACCCTAGAGCTGAAACATTAAAAGGTTTACAAGATCAATTAAGAGAGAAATTAAACTTAGATTCTAAACTTCTTGATATTGCAAAAGCAGTTGAAGAAGCAGCTTTAAGTGATGATTATTTTAAAGAAAGAGGTCTATATCCAAATATTGATTTCTATTCAGGAGTAATTTTAACAGCGCTTAAAATTCCAGTAGAGATGTTTACACCGATTTTCGTTATAGGAAGAACTCCAGGATGGATTGCTCAATGGGCAGAGTTTAAAAGAGATCCAAAACATAAAATTGCTAGACCTAGACAATTATATACAGGTAAATAA
- a CDS encoding 2Fe-2S iron-sulfur cluster-binding protein → MADQVSITINGVQFQATKGSLLIDKLLDEKIHIPHFCYHQALGKDGNCRMCMVEIEGQKRPQIACDTPIKDGMIVRTKGEKIESVRKDILELELINHPIDCPTCDQAGECKLQDYYMESGFYASRVNLDDKNHARKRVDLGSNVMLDQERCVLCLRCVRFCKDITKTAELGVIDRTDHSVIGTFPGRPLDNPYAMNVVDLCPVGALTSKDFRFKQRVWFLQSFEAICNGCSKGCNINVDHRKEKYKDDVIYRFRPRTNRAVNGWFMCDYGRLSYENDATNRFTTALINKNETNISNAIINIFKELSSHDNKLILLSPNLSYEEMINVKALADKLNIKLSGYSPNTFDESFADDWLKKADKTANRASFKELQIDETKEFFEKALNEAKTIFVLENSYFEDKLNLLENKKLISLFSHHCLTVGNSDIAVPVASFYEKSGSYINCDGIRQKVVSKLDKNSPMPTITTIIENIKSMIEKGTI, encoded by the coding sequence ATGGCTGATCAAGTTAGTATAACAATTAATGGAGTTCAATTTCAAGCTACCAAAGGTAGCTTGTTAATTGATAAACTATTGGATGAAAAAATCCATATCCCTCACTTTTGTTATCATCAAGCGTTGGGAAAAGATGGAAATTGTAGAATGTGTATGGTTGAAATAGAGGGGCAAAAAAGACCTCAAATTGCATGTGATACACCTATAAAAGATGGAATGATTGTAAGAACAAAAGGTGAAAAAATAGAGAGTGTTAGAAAAGATATTTTAGAACTTGAACTTATAAATCACCCAATAGACTGTCCTACATGTGATCAAGCTGGTGAGTGTAAACTACAAGATTACTATATGGAATCTGGTTTCTATGCTTCAAGAGTAAATCTTGATGATAAAAATCATGCAAGAAAAAGAGTTGATTTAGGTTCAAATGTAATGCTGGATCAAGAGAGATGTGTTTTATGTCTTAGATGTGTAAGATTTTGTAAAGATATTACAAAAACGGCAGAACTAGGAGTTATAGATAGAACAGATCACTCTGTGATTGGGACATTTCCTGGACGTCCTTTAGATAACCCATACGCAATGAATGTTGTTGATTTATGTCCTGTTGGAGCATTAACAAGCAAAGATTTTAGATTTAAACAAAGAGTTTGGTTTTTACAAAGTTTTGAAGCTATTTGTAATGGTTGTTCAAAAGGGTGTAATATAAATGTAGATCATAGAAAAGAGAAATATAAAGATGATGTAATCTATAGATTTAGACCAAGAACAAATAGAGCAGTAAACGGTTGGTTTATGTGTGATTATGGAAGATTATCTTATGAAAATGATGCAACAAATAGATTTACAACTGCATTAATTAATAAAAATGAGACAAATATTTCAAATGCTATTATTAATATCTTCAAAGAGTTATCAAGTCATGATAATAAATTAATACTTTTAAGTCCTAATTTATCTTATGAAGAGATGATAAATGTAAAAGCGCTCGCAGATAAGTTGAATATAAAATTAAGTGGTTATTCTCCAAATACTTTTGATGAATCTTTTGCAGATGATTGGTTAAAAAAAGCTGATAAAACTGCAAATAGAGCATCTTTTAAAGAACTTCAAATAGATGAAACTAAAGAGTTTTTTGAAAAAGCTTTAAATGAAGCAAAAACTATTTTTGTTTTAGAAAATAGTTATTTTGAAGATAAATTAAATTTACTTGAAAATAAAAAACTTATATCTTTATTCTCTCATCACTGTTTAACAGTAGGAAACTCAGATATTGCAGTTCCTGTTGCATCTTTTTATGAAAAAAGTGGTTCATACATAAACTGTGATGGAATAAGACAAAAAGTTGTTTCTAAATTAGATAAAAATAGTCCTATGCCTACAATTACAACGATTATAGAGAATATTAAATCTATGATTGAAAAAGGAACTATATGA
- a CDS encoding complex I subunit 1/NuoH family protein, translating into MSTTIIIIVNIALSVVLAVGLTPLWVWWERRIAGFIQDRSGPNRCSIGVIRLGGLVQAVADMLKLIFKEDFTPSHIKHKFFFTIAPAIVFIASFLTFAVIPYADVLTIDGKAHTMQAIPNELGIMWFLAFAGLSVYGIILGGYSSQSKYGLLGSIRASAQVISYEAAMGLAIISMIVSYGSIHLTDIVNAQTGTYLGVIPMWGIFIQPLAAIIFIVCSFAETNRAPFDLAEGESEIVAGYHTEYSAMKFGLFQVGEYAAMSASSALIVTLFFGGYQIPWMDTATIQANINYVILAIIILLPIKIFIFTRWMKKNNKRVGNDTSREKETKILTVIFWSLCLVIMGILISFLVNGLGTNGVNIATAVIQVGTFMVKFFMMAFVYMWVRWTVLRIRYDQLQMLGWKVLIPLALLNIVITAIVVVLGN; encoded by the coding sequence ATGAGTACTACAATTATAATTATTGTAAATATTGCCTTATCAGTCGTTCTTGCTGTTGGGCTAACACCACTTTGGGTTTGGTGGGAAAGAAGAATTGCTGGATTTATTCAAGATAGAAGTGGTCCAAATAGATGTAGCATTGGAGTTATAAGACTAGGTGGTCTTGTTCAAGCAGTTGCTGATATGTTAAAACTTATATTTAAAGAAGATTTTACACCTTCTCATATAAAGCATAAGTTTTTCTTTACAATTGCTCCTGCTATTGTATTTATAGCTTCATTTTTAACTTTTGCGGTTATCCCTTATGCTGATGTTTTAACAATAGATGGAAAAGCTCACACAATGCAAGCTATACCAAATGAGCTTGGAATTATGTGGTTTTTAGCATTTGCTGGGCTTAGTGTTTATGGGATTATTTTAGGTGGTTATTCATCTCAAAGTAAATATGGTCTTTTAGGTTCAATTAGAGCTTCTGCTCAAGTTATCTCTTATGAAGCTGCTATGGGATTAGCAATTATATCTATGATTGTATCTTATGGTTCAATTCACCTAACTGATATTGTAAATGCACAAACAGGAACTTATTTGGGAGTTATTCCTATGTGGGGAATATTTATTCAACCATTAGCTGCTATTATATTTATTGTTTGTTCATTTGCAGAGACAAATAGAGCGCCTTTTGACTTAGCAGAAGGAGAGAGTGAAATAGTTGCTGGATATCATACAGAGTATAGTGCAATGAAATTTGGACTTTTCCAAGTTGGTGAATATGCAGCTATGAGTGCTTCAAGTGCGCTAATAGTAACACTATTTTTTGGTGGTTATCAAATTCCTTGGATGGATACAGCAACTATTCAAGCAAATATAAATTATGTTATTTTGGCAATAATTATTTTACTTCCAATTAAAATTTTTATATTTACAAGATGGATGAAGAAAAACAACAAAAGAGTTGGAAATGATACAAGTAGAGAAAAAGAGACAAAAATATTAACTGTTATTTTCTGGTCATTGTGTTTAGTAATCATGGGAATTTTAATATCATTTTTAGTAAATGGACTTGGAACAAATGGAGTAAATATTGCAACAGCTGTTATTCAAGTTGGAACTTTTATGGTTAAATTTTTTATGATGGCTTTTGTTTATATGTGGGTTAGATGGACTGTTTTAAGAATTAGATATGACCAACTACAAATGCTAGGATGGAAAGTTCTAATTCCTCTAGCTTTATTAAATATTGTAATAACAGCGATTGTTGTTGTGTTAGGAAATTAA
- a CDS encoding NuoI/complex I 23 kDa subunit family protein has protein sequence MAIKIVPRYGSSFRDKLYIPAIAGGMKTTFKHFFKNLRDVEGVSTLQYPEVQPTDITERYRGVHRLTKHDDGTEKCVACFMCATACPAECIFIEAEERFDGVDEKRPKEFKIDLLECVFCGYCVEACPCDAIRMDTGIFSFTASTREEFVLDKKALMKNERSKDFE, from the coding sequence ATGGCAATAAAAATAGTACCAAGATATGGAAGTTCATTTAGAGATAAGCTTTACATTCCTGCTATTGCTGGTGGAATGAAAACAACTTTTAAACACTTCTTTAAAAATCTAAGAGATGTAGAAGGGGTAAGTACTTTACAATATCCAGAGGTTCAACCAACAGATATTACTGAAAGATATAGAGGTGTTCATAGACTTACAAAACATGATGATGGAACTGAAAAGTGTGTTGCTTGTTTTATGTGTGCTACAGCATGTCCTGCTGAATGTATATTTATAGAAGCTGAAGAGAGATTTGATGGTGTTGATGAAAAAAGACCAAAAGAGTTTAAAATAGATCTTCTTGAGTGTGTATTTTGCGGATATTGTGTAGAAGCTTGTCCATGTGATGCAATAAGAATGGATACTGGAATTTTCTCTTTTACAGCTTCAACTAGAGAAGAGTTTGTATTAGATAAAAAAGCTCTTATGAAAAATGAGAGATCAAAGGATTTTGAATAA
- a CDS encoding NADH-quinone oxidoreductase subunit J: MADILFIALAFFAITGAIAMLVYKSPMFSALGLLITMLSVAGMFALLNATLLFMVQIIVYAGAIMALILFILMFLNIKEEDLPKEPKKFMLIGFGAILMLPLNILVLKAVSNLPSKDLYPIEGDFGTIKPVGIILYNEWIIAFELISILLLIALVGSVVLAKRRKTKITSKED; this comes from the coding sequence ATGGCTGATATACTATTTATTGCTTTAGCATTTTTTGCAATTACTGGTGCTATAGCTATGCTAGTTTACAAAAGTCCAATGTTTAGTGCATTGGGTCTTTTAATTACTATGCTAAGTGTTGCGGGAATGTTTGCACTTTTAAATGCAACTTTGTTGTTTATGGTACAAATTATCGTTTATGCTGGTGCTATTATGGCTTTAATTCTATTTATTTTAATGTTTTTAAATATCAAAGAAGAGGATTTACCAAAAGAACCTAAAAAGTTTATGCTTATTGGTTTTGGTGCTATTTTGATGCTTCCTCTAAATATTTTAGTTTTAAAAGCTGTATCAAATTTACCTAGTAAAGATTTGTATCCTATTGAAGGTGATTTTGGAACTATAAAACCAGTTGGGATTATTCTTTATAATGAGTGGATTATAGCATTTGAGTTAATATCTATTTTGCTTCTAATTGCACTTGTAGGTTCTGTTGTTCTTGCAAAAAGAAGAAAAACTAAAATAACTTCAAAGGAGGATTAA
- the nuoK gene encoding NADH-quinone oxidoreductase subunit NuoK, producing MISLTSYAFVSMILFSIGAIGVIARRNIFVIYMSLELMLNAINLFLVTFARYHFNVDPQIVSIMVISIAAAEAAIFLSIVILLFRSKKSLDTDLFTSLSQGEKR from the coding sequence ATGATATCATTAACTTCTTATGCTTTTGTATCTATGATTTTATTCTCAATTGGTGCAATTGGAGTAATTGCTAGAAGAAATATTTTTGTGATTTATATGTCACTTGAACTTATGTTAAATGCTATAAATCTATTTTTAGTAACATTTGCTAGATACCATTTTAATGTTGATCCTCAAATTGTTTCAATTATGGTTATATCAATTGCTGCAGCTGAAGCTGCAATATTTCTATCAATAGTAATATTACTATTTAGATCTAAAAAATCTTTGGATACAGATCTATTTACATCTCTATCTCAAGGAGAAAAAAGATGA
- the nuoL gene encoding NADH-quinone oxidoreductase subunit L — protein MSTNLLVWIILAPLLGAILNGGLYFYNIKKQKISENYFAIIGTLTPLISFLITLSLFLRMIEEKIIFKQHIFTWLNVENLNIDMAFLGDNLSIFMSMFVTFVGWLIHIYAVGYMKDDEGFGKFFAYFNLFLASMLILVLADNPIILFIGWEGVGVCSYLLIKFYYGEKNNVIAANKAFIVNRVGDFGFLLGVATLFFALGQVDLSFSSIEANLSNASNGWLLLAGVLLFVGAMGKSAQIPLYTWLPDAMAGPTPISALIHAATMVTAGVYMVARFNFLYTGIEEIGIFIAYIGAFSALLAAIIATKQTDIKKILAYSTMSQLGYMFIAVGLGFYSSGLFHVFTHAFFKAMLFMGAGGVIIALHHEQNIFNIAKHRAILPIISATFLIGVIAISGIPPFSGFFSKDAILAAAFQEGHYLIYGIALFTAFLTAFYMFRLYFVVFVTPNHHKKEYVYTSKTITFPLVVLAVGAVTAGFLNLPSIFGGTHMVDTWLGSLNSKTITLSHSTEYILMALSVLVASFGIFIAYKKYARFDLEKPELEVGFVGRKLYVDELYDILFVKTSKAISCFIDKVLDAKIIDAFIMKSSIYFVAIGRKVALIQNANVRFYALFMLAGMTCIFVYLYLKLGL, from the coding sequence ATGAGTACAAATCTTTTAGTTTGGATAATATTAGCTCCTTTACTTGGGGCTATTTTAAATGGTGGTTTATATTTTTATAATATCAAAAAACAAAAAATATCAGAAAATTATTTTGCAATAATTGGAACATTAACTCCTTTAATCTCTTTTTTAATAACTCTTAGTCTATTTTTAAGAATGATTGAAGAAAAAATTATATTTAAACAACATATATTTACATGGTTAAATGTTGAAAACTTAAATATAGATATGGCATTTTTGGGTGATAATTTATCTATTTTTATGTCAATGTTTGTAACTTTTGTTGGTTGGTTAATTCACATCTATGCTGTTGGATATATGAAAGATGATGAAGGTTTTGGTAAATTTTTTGCTTATTTTAATCTATTCCTAGCATCAATGTTAATTCTTGTACTTGCAGACAATCCAATAATTTTATTTATAGGTTGGGAAGGTGTTGGAGTTTGTTCATACCTTTTAATCAAATTCTATTATGGTGAAAAAAATAATGTTATTGCTGCAAATAAAGCATTTATTGTAAACAGAGTTGGAGATTTTGGGTTCCTTTTAGGAGTTGCAACACTATTTTTTGCATTAGGTCAAGTTGATCTATCTTTCTCTTCAATTGAAGCAAATTTATCAAATGCATCAAATGGTTGGCTTTTATTAGCTGGTGTATTATTATTTGTTGGAGCTATGGGAAAATCAGCTCAGATTCCACTATATACATGGCTTCCAGATGCAATGGCAGGTCCAACACCAATTTCAGCTCTAATTCACGCAGCAACAATGGTTACAGCTGGGGTTTATATGGTTGCAAGATTTAATTTCTTATATACAGGAATAGAAGAAATTGGAATATTCATAGCATATATTGGTGCATTTTCAGCTCTTCTTGCTGCTATTATTGCAACAAAACAGACAGATATTAAAAAAATACTTGCATACTCAACTATGAGTCAATTAGGTTATATGTTTATAGCTGTTGGACTTGGATTTTACTCAAGCGGATTATTTCATGTTTTCACACATGCATTTTTTAAAGCAATGCTATTTATGGGAGCTGGTGGAGTTATAATTGCACTTCATCATGAACAAAATATTTTTAATATTGCTAAACACAGAGCAATATTGCCAATAATTTCTGCAACATTCTTAATAGGAGTTATTGCAATTTCAGGAATTCCACCATTTTCTGGGTTCTTCTCTAAAGATGCAATTTTAGCAGCAGCATTTCAAGAAGGTCACTACTTAATTTATGGTATAGCACTATTTACTGCATTTTTAACTGCATTTTATATGTTTAGACTATATTTTGTTGTTTTTGTTACACCAAATCATCATAAAAAAGAGTATGTATATACAAGTAAAACTATCACTTTCCCACTTGTAGTATTAGCAGTAGGAGCTGTTACAGCAGGATTTTTAAATCTCCCTTCTATATTTGGTGGAACACATATGGTAGATACTTGGCTTGGAAGCTTAAATTCAAAAACAATTACTCTATCTCATAGTACAGAGTATATTTTAATGGCTCTTTCAGTTCTAGTTGCCTCTTTTGGTATATTTATTGCATATAAAAAATATGCAAGATTTGATTTAGAAAAACCTGAACTTGAAGTTGGTTTTGTTGGAAGAAAACTTTATGTTGATGAGCTTTATGATATTTTATTTGTTAAAACTTCAAAAGCAATATCTTGTTTTATTGATAAAGTTTTAGATGCAAAAATTATTGATGCATTTATTATGAAATCTTCAATCTATTTTGTAGCTATTGGAAGAAAAGTAGCATTAATACAAAATGCAAATGTACGGTTCTATGCACTGTTTATGCTTGCTGGAATGACTTGTATATTTGTATATCTATATTTAAAATTAGGGTTATAA
- a CDS encoding complex I subunit 4 family protein, which yields MSADILSFIIFLPAIVAIGLMITTRDVNTIRNIAFLTTTVILALVLKLYLEFEPSSGMQFVTNVAWIETYGINYYIGLDGISLTILMMIAILIPTSYLLLWEGKTKGYWINMLLVQTGVTGTLLSLDVVLFYFFWEIMLLPVFLMIGQFGFGDKVFTTIKVTVYTMAGSLLMLVAILYLGVAYHSEFGVWSFAYDKLMQISILDYNTKVWLFLGFLVAFAIKIPLFPLHTWIMETYKNAPTGAVFLLSSIMAKLGVYAVLRFMIPLFPEVYIEFSTWFVIIGLFGLVYFGIAALMQDDIKRMFAYSSASHLSFIAAGIFSLNSYGINGALYLIIAHAIATGALFLLVGLMQEQTGFKTIKDLGGIAKKAPIFTFVFAVMLFANVGLPGTNGFVSELLIIFGVFNFNIYLGVIAALSVIIGASYMLWMFQRAILQDRPEGSAELNMRDLKIKEIVGLVPWVVLVFIMGFYPEVFIDKFEPTVTHYLQDILQIGATR from the coding sequence ATGAGTGCAGATATTCTTTCATTTATTATATTTTTACCTGCTATTGTAGCAATAGGTTTAATGATAACAACTAGAGATGTAAATACTATTAGAAATATTGCATTTCTTACAACTACAGTTATTTTAGCACTTGTGCTTAAGCTTTATTTAGAATTTGAACCAAGTTCTGGAATGCAATTTGTAACAAATGTTGCTTGGATTGAAACATATGGTATAAACTACTATATTGGTTTAGATGGAATCTCATTAACAATTTTAATGATGATCGCAATTTTAATTCCAACTTCATACCTTCTTTTATGGGAAGGTAAAACTAAAGGTTATTGGATAAATATGCTTTTAGTTCAAACAGGAGTTACGGGAACTTTACTTTCATTAGATGTTGTTCTTTTCTACTTCTTTTGGGAGATTATGCTTTTACCAGTTTTTCTTATGATTGGTCAATTTGGATTTGGTGATAAAGTTTTCACAACAATAAAAGTAACTGTTTATACAATGGCTGGTTCACTTTTAATGCTTGTAGCAATTTTATATCTAGGAGTTGCTTATCATAGTGAGTTTGGTGTTTGGTCTTTTGCTTATGATAAATTAATGCAAATATCAATACTTGATTACAATACAAAAGTTTGGTTATTTTTAGGATTTTTAGTAGCATTTGCAATAAAAATTCCACTATTTCCTCTTCATACTTGGATTATGGAAACATATAAAAATGCTCCAACTGGTGCTGTATTTTTACTATCATCGATTATGGCAAAACTAGGAGTTTATGCTGTTTTAAGATTTATGATACCACTATTTCCAGAGGTTTATATTGAGTTTTCAACTTGGTTTGTAATTATTGGTCTATTTGGTCTTGTATACTTTGGAATAGCTGCACTTATGCAAGATGATATTAAAAGAATGTTTGCATACTCTTCAGCTTCACACTTAAGTTTTATAGCTGCTGGTATTTTTTCATTAAACTCTTATGGTATAAATGGGGCTTTATATTTAATTATTGCTCACGCAATTGCTACAGGAGCCCTATTTTTACTTGTAGGATTAATGCAAGAACAAACAGGATTTAAAACTATAAAAGATTTAGGTGGAATTGCAAAAAAAGCTCCTATATTTACATTCGTTTTTGCTGTTATGCTTTTTGCAAATGTTGGACTTCCAGGTACAAATGGATTTGTTTCTGAATTACTTATAATTTTTGGTGTATTTAACTTTAATATTTATCTAGGTGTTATTGCTGCTTTATCAGTTATTATTGGAGCTTCTTATATGCTTTGGATGTTTCAAAGAGCAATTTTGCAAGATAGACCAGAAGGTTCAGCTGAACTTAATATGAGAGATTTAAAAATCAAAGAGATTGTTGGACTTGTTCCATGGGTTGTTTTAGTGTTTATTATGGGATTTTATCCAGAAGTTTTTATAGATAAATTCGAACCAACAGTTACACACTACTTACAAGATATTTTACAAATTGGAGCAACAAGATGA